In a single window of the Biomphalaria glabrata chromosome 5, xgBioGlab47.1, whole genome shotgun sequence genome:
- the LOC106076746 gene encoding uncharacterized protein LOC106076746: protein MSKKGQEIIGFVPLVKKQELDFDPKVLTLTQIINSSNLPKVIQCEKSTIPSKEETNSIDISQPLLAYCKNSVRKVCAQNLSFDKKKKMFVTVGSDLLIPETYQGWFAVMGHPEECTSDLPVPHYRTLAQLATSQCSSFLVGGSKPIEGIMMDKVSGKNIRFQILPGEVLQKAGNYVAQYSQDDKKKKKKQKKKGKESSPQEEVYIKCYDHKDREIYVPACQQGMFFVVTQSSGSLKTQVLQMPALLERYKFPIIVSLIYGAIPKIPCAFTGTLLLTDSGMSHTVVTSTLFNVTNIHFEIPLSSDLKFRVAIDNPGLKSCKAYINALKSCENNAKSYTRNIKVIVGDPQLEDDESKSQQSANKVNLQEAKGNTELSEQTELRASLKGQKSGPKSVPFSRGSRKSTFKELSTCLTINDDTDIQGGATYSPSTLLFPSEELKSSPVLARHNVFDPPEHPDSIPIHTGAQNSSQLPSPLSQNHEYEPGTLKPEKSLSSEGNYIEIWKKGPELMPLPKAHLRLGADDYLIFPKYKEDIKTPVSHPQIQKSLSNPHVPIKRPPALDRRLSDYQRDSMEDEPLSPLQSKNDYINFVPQQFVGADDLTVERFSKIILEADEESLPPPIPIRKKFRSSNESDYMKFDPSVSVSNQQNSDKVNVSPVTSNPYETPDPISRGNVVYETPESIKGRKGSKREVDSNIADSGIYVEEDSKDENDNAASPYVCRNDYISMADAFPLLTRPNSLTESLHSPTAFNPDITDQSSEPGCNVSRVLKNVPTVPERNLSFAEARENIGKRKQLLNELVNAGIIVTKGLEGDIVSLQKDEWSQILNEKQNLEELLKTLLPRANKTDLKEIIRCVQNISH from the exons ATGTCAAAGAAGGGACAAGAAATAATTGGATTTGTTCCCTTGGTCAAGAAACAAGAGCTGGACTTTGACCCGAAAGTTCTGACATTAACCCAGATTATTAACAGCAGCAACTTACCAAA GGTGATACAGTGTGAGAAGTCGACCATTCCATCCAAAGAAGAAACTAACTCGATAGATATTTCTCAGCCCTTACTAGCTTACTGCAAGAACTCGGTCAGAAAAGTCTGCGCCCAGAACTTGAGCTTtgacaagaaaaagaagatgttTGTTACTGTTGGCTCAGATTTATTGATTCCAGAAACATATCAAG GCTGGTTTGCTGTAATGGGTCATCCAGAAGAGTGCACTAGTGATCTGCCCGTGCCCCATTACAGAACACTGGCACAGCTTGCAACATCTCAGTGTTCGTCTTTCCTTGTTGGAGGTAGTAAGCCCATTGAAGGAATCATG ATGGACAAAGTTAGTGGAAAAAACATTCGGTTTCAAATATTGCCAGGAGAGGTTCTTCAAAAAGCTGGTAACTATGTGGCACAGTACAGTCAGgatgacaaaaagaaaaagaagaaacagaaaaagaaaggcAAAGAGTCGAGTCCTCAAGAGGAGGTCTACATCAAGTGTTACGATCATAAGGACAGGGAGATTTATGTCCCAGCATGCCAGCAGGGCATGTTCTTTGTAGTCACCCAGAGCTCAGGTTCTCTCAAAACACAAGTGCTTCAGATGCCGGCTTTACTTGAGAG GTATAAATTCCCAATTATAGTGTCACTTATTTACGGAGCCATTCCCAAGATTCCTTGTGCTTTCACTGGAACTCTTCTTCTAACAGACTCAGGAATGAGTCATACAGTTGTTACATCCACGTTATTCAATGTCACCAACATTCACTTTGAGATCCCTTTGT CCTCAGACCTCAAGTTTCGTGTGGCTATTGATAATCCTGGACTAAAGAGctgcaaagcttatataaatgCTTTGAAATCTTGTGAAAATAATGCCAAGTCTTACACAAGAAATATCAAG GTTATTGTTGGTGATCCCCAATTGGAAGATGATGAGTCTAAAAGTCAGCAATCAGCCAATAAAGTCAATTTACAAGAAGCTAAAGGAAACACTGAACTCTCTGAACAGACTGAATTACGTGCATCTCTAAAAGGACAAAAATCTGGCCCAAAGAGTGTGCCTTTCAGTAGAGGATCACGCAAATCAACATTTAAAGAACTGTCAACATGTCTGACCATCAATGATGATACTGACATTCAGGGGGGAGCGACTTATTCTCCCAGCACCCTCTTGTTCCCCTCTGAAGAGTTGAAGTCATCACCTGTGCTAGCCCGACACAACGTCTTTGACCCTCCAGAGCATCCAGATTCCATACCTATTCATACAGGAGCTCAGAATTCATCCCAATTGCCTAGTCCATTAAGTCAAAACCATGAATATGAACCTGGAACACTCAAACCAGAAAAATCCCTTTCTTCAGAAGGAAATTATATAGAGATTTGGAAAAAAGGTCCAGAGCTAATGCCGCTTCCTAAAGCACATCTGAGACTTGGTGCAGATGATTACTTAATTTTTCCTAAATATAAAGAAGATATCAAAACTCCTGTCTCACACCCACAGATTCAAAAAAGTCTTTCTAATCCTCATGTACCCATCAAGAGGCCTCCGGCGTTGGACAGAAGGTTAAGTGATTATCAAAGAGATTCCATGGAAGATGAACCTTTGAGTCCCTTACAAAGCAAAAACGATTACATAAACTTTGTTCCCCAGCAGTTTGTTGGAGCAGATGACCTGACAGTAGAAAGATTCAGCAAAATAATATTGGAAGCTGATGAAGAATCCCTCCCACCACCAATACCCATTCGTAAAAAGTTTAGGTCATCGAATGAAAGTGACTATATGAAATTTGATCCCAGTGTAAGTGTTAGTAACCAGCAAAATTCTGACAAAGTCAACGTCAGTCCTGTCACATCGAATCCATATGAAACACCAGATCCGATTAGTCGTGGCAACGTTGTTTATGAAACACCAGAATCAATCAAAGGTAGGAAAGGCTCCAAGCGAGAAGTAGATTCAAACATAGCAGACAGTGGAATATATGTGGAAGAGGATTCAAAAGATGAAAATGACAACGCCGCTAGCCCATATGTCTGTAGAAATGACTATATTTCTATGGCAGATGCCTTCCCTCTATTAACCAGGCCAAATTCTCTAACAGAAAGCCTTCATAGCCCCACAGCATTCAATCCTGATATTACAGATCAATCATCCGAGCCAGGCTGTAATGTTTCAAGGGTGTTAAAAAATGTACCAACTGTTCCAGAACGTAATTTAAGCTTTGCTGAGGCCCGGGAGAACATAGGAAAAAGGAAGCAGCTATTGAATGAGCTTGTTAATGCAGGGATAATTGTTACCAAAGGACTTGAAGGTGATATTGTCAGCCTGCAAAAGGATGAGTGGTCACAAATTCTCAATGAAAAGCAGAACTTGGAAGAACTGCTAAAGACTTTGTTGCCTCGAGCTAATAAAACTGACTTGAAAGAAATTATCAGGTGTGTTCAGAATATAAGTCATTAG